Within Primulina tabacum isolate GXHZ01 chromosome 5, ASM2559414v2, whole genome shotgun sequence, the genomic segment CATTTAGTCTTTTGAAGTCAAACAAAGTCAGGAAGAGAGTCTGAGGGCTTATATTCGAAGATTTAACAGAGTTTCTTTGGATGTCCCTTCATGTGCCCCCTCGGAGACGTAGAACAAAAATTCGTTTATTTGCATCAAGCTTTCGAGGAGACCAAGACAACTGCATTCACCCAAGGGCTGAGGGAGGGTGAATTTTTTCGATCACTAACAAAGAAAGCGCCCGGAGACTTTGAGGATTTGTTGGCCCgggtagaaaaatatattatatggaGGAGGCACAAAAACAAAAGAGGGAGACGATGAGGAGAGAGAGGGTAGACCGGGTATCTAACCCCAAGGAGAGAGGACAAAGAAGGGGTAACCCGGGGCATTTTTCTCATAACGTGCCCCTGAAGATTACTCGGGACAGAGAGGTCCAAGAATGTAGTGGGGATTTGCTTCCATCTCAACAATTTACGATGCCCGAGAAGAAGGGGCTTTGTATCCTTCACAAGTTGTGTTACCACAACACAGAGGATTGCAAAACGCTAAAGAGAGATTATGTCCCATCAGCTGTCCAGGGACATAATCAACCAAGCAAGAAGCCGAGATTGTCACCTTGGGCAGCTCGGCAGCCCAGGTCCCAGTGCCAGGGAAGATTCGACAAATGCCCCAAGGAGGAGGAGAGATTAAGAGCCCGAGAGGAAGAAGTCTTCACCCCCTGTCTTGGGAGTAATTAAAATGATATCTGGAGGCTCCACTGACGGTGATTCTAATCGGGCTTGTAATTCGAGGAGCAGAAGAGATTGCATGGAGGTGGAAGGGTGAGGAGAATTGAGACAGTTATTAGTATTGGCCCGGAGGATCTTAAGGATGTCAATCTTCCTCACAATGATGCCCTGGTAATTCATGCCAGGgtagcaaattatgatattatgaggGTTTTCGTTGACTCAGGCAGATCTGTCAATGTTATTTAGGAGGCCCTCATACAAATGGATTTGCAAGGATATCAATTGGAGGCAGTGGAAACATCAATCCTTAGCTTTGCTGGCCATGCTGTTTATCTAGAGGGGGAGATTGTCCTGCCCTTAACTTTGGGCACGAGGGAGCTGAAGAAGACGATAATGACAACTTTCACTGTGGTGGATGCCCCgttatcatataatatcatcttGAGACGGCCGACCATGAACGATCTAAGGGCCGTAGCATCCACCTACCACTAAAAGATTAAGTTCTCGGTGGGAAGCCAAGTGGGTGAAGTCCGGAGAGATCAACCTTCTTCTCGGAAATGTTATGTAGAAGCGGTCCAGGTGGACCAGAAGAGAGCGAGGAAGGAGGGGAAGAGACCCAGTGGTTGTGAAGAAGTGGAGAGGGTAGTCGGGAAGGAAGAAGTGCAATTTGTGGCAGAGGAAGAGCAGGAGGTGGTGGAGATTGGGCCAGGCAAGGAGATTCGGGTGGCTCGAGACCTTGAGTCATCCACTTGGGTCAGTTTAATaaattgtttaaaaactaaCTTTAATGTTTTTGCCTGATCCCAGCAGGAATTAATCGGTATCTCTCCCCGGGTAGCTGAGCATCATTTGAACATCCTCCCGGGATCTCAATATGTGAATCAGAAGAAGAGACACTTTGGTCCAGAGAACGACAAAGTAATTGATGTACATGTTCGAGATTTGCTGAAAGCCGGTCACATTCGAGAAATACAATTCCCTATCtggctctcgaatgtggtgCTGGTACCAAAATCTACTAGGGAAGTGGAGGATATGTGTTGACTTCATGGACCTTAACAAAGCTTGCCCCAAAGACCATTATCATTTGCCCATAATTGATCATTTAGGTGGATTCCACCTCTGGCTATGAAATGCTGAGTTTCATGGATGCTTACCAGGGGTATCATCAAACCCCCCCTGGCAAAGAACGATCAAGACAaggccagcttcatcacctcgggaggcACATTTTGCTACGTGGTCATGCCTTTCGGGATGAAGAACGTCAGGGCCACATATCAACGTCTCATCAACAAAGTGTTTGAGAAGCAGTTGGGCAAAAATGTAGAGTTATATGTGGATGACATATTGGGCAAGTCCAGGGAGGTTTCTGGTTTCATCTCTGACTTAGAAAAGACTTTTGCCACTCTGGTTCAGTATAGAATCAAGCCTAATCCGGCCCCAAGGCTCagtaccttggttattaataagtCCAGGGCTCTACATCCTGGTTCAGGGCACCACACTTCGACctattcccaagtcccgggacatgatccccggcccaaggctccgaaccttggttattaataagctcggggcaccacaccctggctcggggcaccacacatcgaccattcccaagtcccgagacatgatccccggcccaaggctccgtaccttggttattaataagctCAGGGactctacaccctggctcgggacaccacacctcgaccattcacaagtcccgggacatgatccacGGCCCAGGGTTTCGCACTCTGATTATGGAAAAAATCCAAGGTTTTGTACCCTGAATTAGGGATTTTACACCTCGATCATTTACTAAGTACATGGATTTTATTCAGTTCAGGACTCAACATTCCGACTACTTATTGAAATTCCCGGTTATTTTACAACACTTAGAAAAATTTTGTGATTCAAGCAAGCAattctttattattttcaagGCCGGGAATTTATGAATTATTAATGATTTATGGGAAGCACAAATTACCCAATGAATAACATTTCATTAAGAAAAGATCCCAGAGGCTAGAGTTTacaataaagaaaataaaagaaaaagaacaacAATCTTATTCTAAGTCTACATGGCTCGACCCCGGCTGCTCTTCTTCTTGTGGCTCCTCCTCCTCTTAACCATCCTTGGGAAGGGATGCTATGGCTTGTCTGAAGTCAGGGAAACCCTCCCTATCCTCAGGCAGTATCCCGGCCTCTTCAAATTGCTCTCGGCATTTGTCAAAACCTGTCTTGAAGAGAGGATAGGCCCGATCCTCGACAGCCGCCTTGAATTCGAGAGATTGCAGGAAGGAGGCCTACCACTTATCCTTATTATACTCAGCAACAGCCAGGGTCCTCTCCGCAGCTTCCGCCCGAGATTGTTGTACCTCTACCTGCTCGGAAAAAGAGTTAATACTTGATTCCAAGACAGATATGGTACCTTGCAGAGTTTCTTCCCGGACAAGGCCCTCATTGATGTCATCTCGAGCCTTATCCATATCTACTCGGGTCGATTCCAAAGTAGCCCGGAGGTTGGCCATCTCTCCCTCGTGGGTTGATTGAGCCCGGGAAATCTCCCTTCGCAAGTGCTCTTGAAGCTCTTGGAAGGACCGGGCTCTATTATTAGCAGTGGTGGCGGCCGCCGCCACCTTTTAAAAAGCTGAGATCAACATTTGAACACCATGTTCATAGTAGGTTagtaaaaagaagaagaagaagagaggAAGGAGCGAAGAACTTACGTATAAGATCCGGTTGGACCCCTCAAAGAGTTTGGGTGTGGGGAGGGAGCTCTTCAAATGCGCCTCCTCGACCGGAAGCAGCATCTGTTTCAGTAGCAAGAGTCCAGTTGGAGTGTCTCCCTCTGTGAAGATGTTGTCCCGGGGAGGCAGATTGGGCTGCAGAGGTTCTTGAGTGGCCGACTTTGGAGAGGAGGGGTGGATTGTGTTGCTCAGGAGGTGGCGCTCTGACTTTCTCCCTGAGTACTTTCAATTAATACCAGTTTCGGGCCTGAGGTGGCCTTTCTTTTCCTCTGGCCGAGGGTAACATGGTCTTCAGACTCTTCTTTAGAGGCTGCCCGAGTTGCCTCCTGATGTTATTTAGTTTCTACTCGGGTAGATTTCTTCAGCCAGGCCGCCTCCTCCTCGGCCACTCTCTTTTTCTCAGCAGCCGCTCTCCGGGCTGCGAGCTTTGCCTCTTTGGCCATCTTTTCAGCTGCCCACTTCCTAGCGAAGGTATCCTGCATCTCTGTATTATCTGCACAAGGAAAAAAAGGGTTAGTGTGATTCTAAAATAGAGAACAAAAGGAATAAACAACAGAGTTTGAAGAATAAAGTTACCGGGTTGAGCGTCCGAGCCAGCAACTTCATCAATTATCCGGTCGACAGGATCCTTTACCCGGGCACTCAACTcgtaagttattaaattcccttTAGAAATGAGGGTGGAGGAAGAAAATTTCCGACCCTCTACCAAGTCTTGGCTTCGGGTATAAGACTCCTCAAATTTGTAGGATTTAGGTAGGGAAGGTTGTGTAGGAAGAGAAGGGAGAAACCCGGTCAAACAAGGGAGGGAAGCAGGGAGTTGTATATAAAAGTAGCGTCCTTTCCATCCCTTCTGAGAAGCAGGGATATCATCAAGGAACCGGGATTTTAGCCGAGTAGACAAGGAGAAGGCGTTGTCTCCCAGCcgacaaacaaaaaaataatgaagAATAAGGGGGGTGATGAGAAGGTTGTGCATACGAAAAAGGATATAGGCCGAGGCCATGATCCAAAAAGAATTGGGGTGGAGTTGGTTGATAGGTACGCCAAAAAACTTGGCGACCTCGATGTAAAAAGAGGGGATGGGAAATCGGAGACCATTCCTAACTTGGTCCAGAAAGAAGGTGGTGAAGCCGGAAGGGGTGTTGTTAGCCCTATCAGAAGGGCCGGGTATCaaaatttggagaaaataaGGGATGGAGCCGAGAGTCCTGAGCTCTTCGTCCGCTCCCGAGCACAGAGTGCTGCTCATTGAAGCGAACTAGAGAACCCACAGAGTCTCAGATTGGGATGGGGAGGAAGCTCAGGCTTTGCCCTTGCCCTTGATCTTTTTCGAAGCTCAGGAGGGGCCGGCAGAGGAGGGTTTTGACTGTTTCATTTTGGGCTTTTTTGAGGAAAAGGTGAAGGAGCGTTGCGGGGGAGAAGAAGGGCTAGAATCGTAGAGCATCGCGGTGGACTCGTAGCTAGGCGAGCCTCACGCATTTGCTCCGGAGGTAGAAGAGGTGGAATTCGACATTTCTAAAAAGAATAAAATGGTAGAAAACTTACGAAATTAGATTGAAGCGAAGGATGGGTGGTCGGAAGTTCGTCGGATTTGGATGAAAGCGCCGTGCGTCGGAGAAATCTtgagaaaaattcgaaatttcagaaagTGACAAATGAAGGGGATGTGTTGTTATATATAAGTGGAGGGAATTGATCTTAACCGTTAATCTAAAGTTGAATCGGACGGTCAGGAGGCATCTTGGAAATTGTGCAGGTAGGTGAAAGGACGTGCACGGATATCGAAGCGTCAGACTTATCATATTCTCGGAATACGAAACATTTCGGACCGTTGGAATTCTAGGGCATACGTCATCATGACATCATCTCCACTGCCCGAGAATACTAAACGACAAAATATTCAAAGTttgggagacatgaggccctgGCATCTTATTcaaagtccgggagacatgagttcccggcatcttatcttaagcccgggagaTTGAAATTCCCGGCACTTCATCCCATCTCTGTGATATTTGAAGCTCTCGATGCTTTTGTAATCTGAAATTGGTTATCTTTCTATTGAAGCCCAAGcgtgactgatcgggacagcgaataagactctagcccgactatttaagggatgggtggtgataccccataAGAGCATGTGTCATGGATGACCCGAGAAACTAAATGGATAGCCCAAAATCAGAGTCAATATGTAACTACTTTCTTCAGCAGCCGGGCATCGGGATGCCCGGGATATTTTCTCCTCGGGCAATTAGGGGCCCGGGCTCTTGTGCAAGCTCCCGAAACTTTTACATGGGCTACCTCGAGAAAcacaccacactcgagtgtatcGGTATGGGCTATCTTATGCTTGGCAATCATTTCTGTCAGAACGACATGGGTTTGGCGTGTcagagaagtcatcagaagtaAGGTATGGGCAGCCGCCTTACCATACTTAGCAGGTGGgtactgaaaacaaggtaatcatgggatttcctcctataaatagcagatacACTTCTGATTTACAGATTCTGGAATTTTGAACTCTCAAGCACTCACGTATATCACCACATACACAGCCATTTTACtcttcttcacctgctgacttaagcatcggagtggctacgctGGACATttctccggcgcccattcacgagttcatcttCTTGTCTGCAAGTCACATTTGATGTCATGTTACAGAGAAATAACTTTATCACAAGTTGTATTTACCTGCTCACTTTCCTAAACACAATGCTTATATCATAATCCGATATATTGCCCCGACTTTGCTCACCTAATTTACCCGGATTACATCATTATTAATATTGTAAATAAGGATGTTGATGGTCCGAGTCTAAGCCATATCCAGCATATTTGAGACGGGTATGGGCATGAAAAAGCGGATCTCGATAGGATGCGGTTATTAAATTTTAGGTTCTGACTGGCATGGTTCGGGTGATGAGTCTTATAAGACCAACCTGTACGTGATAGGGTTTGTgcaatgatatttttaaaaaaccgaTGCAAACAATGATTGTTTTTttacttatatttttattataatatagtaaactatatatttacaaattttgtcTCATCTTTATCTTTAGTTATATGAAAAGATTTAAgcgtaaaaatatatatatcaacttgTCCTATCATATTCGTTGATGTGAAAAtcccaaaaatgatattttgattgAGTTAATTTTATAAGAAGAGTTTTAATTTGAattactttatttatttttaattataattgCGTTAATTAGAAATTATAAATGTGAAAAAAtagtataaatataaattttgacgAGTCTAACAACTTATCATGCACGAGCAGATATCGGATCATCCCTGAGTGTAAACCACCGGTTCGGCTGTTAACCACAAAATAGTGAATCAAAGTAGAATATTTTGGTAAGCGGGCCAAAatgcatattttttaaatatcccCAAGAAGATGGGATGGGTTCGGATTGATTTGCGTGGCGAGAAAACGAAAAGCAATAAAGAACAAAGTGGAAGAAAGGATTGACATTGTCAGAACATCATTGAAATGCGTGCCACCTCCTCTTCAGACAAGAGAACTCTCAATGAAGAGAACTTTCGCCTCCCATTTTTTACTTGGTCGTCAATATTGTTGTCTAATGGCATTAGATCCCGAGAACGAAATATATCTTGAGAAggattaattatatttatatttataataataataatttttttaatataaaaaataatatctttCTATACAagtgactcaaataagagatgtgtctcacaaaattgaccggTGAAATAGTCTCATAGTAACTTTTGTAAATAAACAAACTCGATAACAGATAGATCGTGGTCTCATAGTAACTTTTGTAAATAAACAAACTCGATAACAGATAGATCGTGGTCATATTTAGAGATGAAATGAGGTCAATTTCTCTAGACAACCGAGTACTAGTGGACTGTTATCAATGAGATTCAATAAAAACTATCCCATCGAAAAAACAACGCATGAATCCCATATATGCCAACAATCATCGCTAATAATATCATCCCTATAACTAAAACTTGGGGGCTATTTTCATATGTTGAGAATGTTGTTGTCCAAAAccataataaataaaaagaattatAAAAAGATGACATTCATAACTTAATAAATAAACATCGCATTCGAATCCATGGCCAGTTTGATATCCATTTAATATATAATGCATCATCTTCCCAGGGGGCGTTATCcgatttttcgaaaatagtcGTATTTTGTATCCATGAACTCAAATAATGTGATCCCATTCTCAAAATTTTTATGGAGGATTCTCCATTCATATATATAATCCCATTGACATTCATCCTCTACATGGAATTGACTATCATCGTTAGGCTTTCATCAAAATTAAAGTGTAATCACAGCAAGAGATATATCGGGTCTATGCGATCTTACAATTAGTAATCGAACTAATCATACAAGGAGAGCTAACTTTCATACAGTTAGTTGAGGGTTTTCAGTGAACAATTGTAAATGGCATgtatagagagagagagatggCATTGATCGAAAATCTCTTAATTACTGCGTACGTAAATATGAGggagatttaaaatttttaggaaCAAATATTGAAGAAGAGGCCCCTAAAACCCCTAATTTTCAATCTAGGCGTGTGTTAACTCCACTCTATTTTATGCTACAAACCATGTTATTTTGCATATTAAACGAAGCATCTGTTGTAACAAATTTTTGGAGTGTAAATACGTGACCGAGAATCCTGATGCAGTCTAAGAAAACTAAACCCTTTATTCTGCTCAATTAATCTAGGGTTGTACTTTAAGGGTTTGAAATATGATGATTTCGATTAGTTTTATTGTTTacgataaaatattattaaatcaatttttaaaattcatatttttcttatttagaCAATAATAATACAAATTATGATTGATTTCAAATTAGATTATTATCCAGTGAACTTGAAATCTAACTCCATTGATAGGaatattatataaacataaatatgtAAAGCGTGGATATGAAATTTATAATACTACGTCtctaaacaattaaaatacattttaaatccacgaatttaaaatatatcaattcAAGCATAACCTGGTAATCTAAAGTAAAATCCAATGTTATTgtttaattatcaaatattcaACACTTAGAAAAACAAAACTTAGAATTTTCAACATCTTTGAAATCTAAAACTAGGTAGCAAAGAAAACATTCATGAATGGAACAAGAGAGGACATATATATAACATGGAATATGAATGGATACATGCAACACACACAAATACATAATACAAGTCAACGCAAATTCATGAAATAAGAATCTCAAAAGGCAAGTTAATTGAGTCCTACAAATTTATGAGTGCAGAATGTAAAGATTTTGCTTGGATACTAACTACGTGCAAAAGACCTCTGATTTACTGACCTTGAAAATGTAATAATGGCTTCAAATTTTTAATTCATTCATGCGCTGCAGCCATTGATGGATCATCTTCCTTGTCTCTTTACACTTGAAAAAACAGACTCAGCCATGATATAAATCCAGCTTCAGCTTTACAAAAGAAAATGTCAATTTACAATCACAAGACCACACTGCCAACTAATAATGTAAAATTTGTCATACAGAAGTTGTAGTAAATTGATCAAGTTTGGAAGAAATCCCATAAATTTTATACGTGATCCTCGCTTATGTACTGATATGGAAACCTGAGGAAAAGAACGATGAAACTAGCTAGTTAACCCCCACATTGAATCGAATATTTCTTTCAAAGATGGCCGGGTGTTAATCAGAAGGGTGGCCTCGCTGAGCTTCCGCTGCCCCAGCCGAATAGATTGACGGAAAATGGGTAATTGGCGCCGGCGGCGGGGGCAGCTGAGGCGCTGAAAAAAGAACTACCACCGCCTCCGACAACAGTGCCGCCCTCACTGACATGACCGCCGGCGGTAATACCGGATGACTGGGATGCAGCGGGCTGAGACTGGGCGCCAGTGGCGGGAGCCGCGGCCTCCTCTTCTTCTTCCAGAGGTAGACGTTCAAACACCGCATTTGCAAACGAAGTAGCAATCAGAACAACTGGGCCCGAAGCCAACAGCGGCCCCACCACACTCCCTCCAACGACTTGTCCCTGGCCACCAGACAAGAATATCGACAGCCCACCAGCACCTGGCGGAGCAGGCGGCGGAAGTACCGTCCCGGAAAGCGAGAGGATCTCCAAACGGCCTTGAAGCGTCACCACACTACCCGCCGGAGACGCCGGCTGGCGCAGGGTCACATTAGACACTGTCCCACTGCCGCTAAGGATGCAAATCCCACGCCCCTTCTTTCTAGCATAAACAGACACGCTCTCCACAACGTCGTGGCCAGCCGAGACTTCTAGAACGTGGGACTGGAGAGCATTCGGGCTATCGCGCGTGACGAACATGGGAGGTTTGGGCTTGTTCTTTGAACCAGGCGGCCTGCCGCGAGGGCGGCGGTTGATGGTGGGAGTACCCCCGGAGCTAGTGGCGGCCACCGTATCGGGATCCTTCTCAGGTGAAGAGGGTTGGATTTCTGAAGCCAGATTTTGGTGAGAAGGGTTTTGGTGCAGGTGGAGATCTGGGGCAAGAAGATGGTGCTCGTAATTACCTTCCATTAATCCCACATCTaaatttctatcccaccaactgTTTGCCAGCTCTGAATCTTTCTATCTTAAATTGAACACAGAATTAGGAAAACCCTCACGCTATCTCCGCAATCTACTTATCCGACAAGAAGAGAAGATTGAATGAGTTCTTACATCCAGTGCAGCGAAAGGGGCATCGGCCATCGCATCAAAGAAAAGATCCAAAGTGGAGAAAGCTAATACAATTGACGAGAAAAAAAATAATGGATTAGAAAGCCATCAGTCACAGTACCATTTCTATAACAGCTTACTATATCTCAACAATGCTTCGTAAAGGATCAAATTTTCCACTCCTCACTTGCGTAACAAGCTTCGCAGCGGATacacacaataaataaatctcGCTTCAAATCATTCTATTCCCTCCCTTTGTACAATGAACCTTTTTTTATCCTGGATGTTCCAACAGATCCAGCAGAAAACTAATAAAACTTGATCTTTCTTCCAAGTATAAAGGTACCAAGAAGAAAATCTAGCTAGCTGGGCCTGCAGAAGATGGTGGGTTTCTTGAATTTGGTATGGAACTCGGAAGAACGATATATTCGCAGCTCACGGTGGTGAAATGCCCTAGGTGGAGGAGGGTGCGTGCCTGCGTGGGGGAGATCAAGGAGCAGCAaagaacaaaaacaaattaGTAACCAAGGAAAATAGAGGATAAATGGAAGGGAGAGAAGTaagatagtttttttttttttttcctttttttaaaataaagtttttgGCATATTTAATAACTTTTTTAGTCAGTTACtcttatttattaaattttcaaattaagattgagattttgattttgataaattatttttgaatttttctacttttcaattttatttcacGTGAGTTAATTTAACATCGAAAACATTAATGAAGTATCAAAATAGGTGACGTgttattaaaaaattgttgaCTTTTTCGATATCGTATAAATAACTAGATCAGAATATTCAAACAGTAAAAGTTAGTGtaccaaaacaaaattttgaaccaacacaaaaactt encodes:
- the LOC142547388 gene encoding AT-hook motif nuclear-localized protein 27-like, yielding MEGNYEHHLLAPDLHLHQNPSHQNLASEIQPSSPEKDPDTVAATSSGGTPTINRRPRGRPPGSKNKPKPPMFVTRDSPNALQSHVLEVSAGHDVVESVSVYARKKGRGICILSGSGTVSNVTLRQPASPAGSVVTLQGRLEILSLSGTVLPPPAPPGAGGLSIFLSGGQGQVVGGSVVGPLLASGPVVLIATSFANAVFERLPLEEEEEAAAPATGAQSQPAASQSSGITAGGHVSEGGTVVGGGGSSFFSASAAPAAGANYPFSVNLFGWGSGSSARPPF